From one Pseudomonas sp. B21-048 genomic stretch:
- a CDS encoding ABC transporter ATP-binding protein, which translates to MATLELRNVNKTYGAGLPDTLKNIELKINDGEFLILVGPSGCGKSTLMNCIAGLENISGGAILVDDADISGMSPKDRDIAMVFQSYALYPTMSVRDNIAFGLKIRKMPAAEIDEEVARVAKLLQIEHLLSRKPGQLSGGQQQRVAMGRALARRPKIYLFDEPLSNLDAKLRVEMRTEMKLMHQRLKTTTVYVTHDQIEAMTLGDKVAVMKDGIIQQFGTPKDIYNNPANLFVASFIGSPPMNFIPLRLQRKEGRLVALLDSGQARCELPLGMQDAGLEDREVILGMRPEQIVLAGSEPNGLPTIRAEVQVTEPTGPDTLVFVNLNDTKVCCRLAPDVAPAVGETLTLQFDPSKVLLFDAKTGERLGVAGLPKAEAHSANVAQFKGR; encoded by the coding sequence ATGGCAACTCTCGAATTACGCAACGTCAACAAGACCTACGGTGCCGGTTTGCCGGACACCCTGAAAAACATCGAACTGAAGATCAATGACGGTGAGTTCCTGATCCTGGTCGGCCCATCGGGCTGCGGCAAATCCACGCTGATGAACTGCATCGCCGGACTTGAAAACATCAGCGGCGGCGCGATCCTGGTGGATGACGCCGACATCAGCGGCATGAGCCCGAAAGATCGCGACATCGCCATGGTGTTTCAGTCCTACGCGCTGTACCCGACGATGAGCGTGCGCGACAACATCGCGTTCGGTCTGAAGATTCGCAAAATGCCGGCCGCCGAAATCGACGAAGAAGTCGCTCGCGTGGCCAAGCTGTTGCAAATCGAACACCTGCTCAGCCGCAAGCCTGGCCAGCTCTCCGGTGGTCAGCAACAGCGCGTGGCGATGGGCCGGGCGCTGGCGCGGCGGCCGAAGATTTACCTGTTCGACGAACCGCTGTCCAACCTCGACGCCAAGCTGCGGGTCGAGATGCGCACCGAAATGAAACTGATGCATCAGCGCCTGAAAACCACCACGGTCTACGTGACCCACGACCAGATCGAAGCCATGACCCTGGGCGACAAAGTAGCGGTGATGAAGGACGGGATCATTCAGCAGTTTGGTACGCCGAAAGACATCTACAACAACCCGGCCAACCTGTTCGTGGCGAGCTTCATCGGTTCACCGCCGATGAACTTCATTCCCCTGCGTTTGCAGCGTAAGGAAGGTCGGTTGGTAGCGCTGCTCGACAGCGGTCAGGCGCGCTGCGAATTGCCGCTGGGCATGCAGGACGCCGGGCTCGAAGACCGCGAAGTGATCCTCGGCATGCGCCCGGAGCAGATCGTTCTGGCGGGCAGCGAGCCGAATGGTTTGCCGACCATTCGTGCCGAAGTGCAGGTCACCGAACCGACCGGTCCCGACACCCTGGTATTCGTCAATCTCAACGACACCAAAGTCTGCTGCCGTCTGGCACCAGACGTTGCGCCGGCCGTGGGCGAGACTCTGACCCTGCAATTCGATCCTTCGAAAGTGCTGTTGTTCGATGCCAAGACCGGTGAGCGCCTGGGGGTGGCCGGCCTGCCGAAAGCTGAAGCTCACAGCGCCAACGTAGCGCAGTTCAAAGGCAGATAA
- a CDS encoding carbohydrate ABC transporter permease, with translation MSNQLGKPGISFSRIAIYATLLLAAAIYLVPLVVMLLTSFKSPEDIRTGNLLSWPQVIDGIGWIKAWDVVGGYFWNSVKITVPAVLISTFIGAMNGYVLSMWRFRGSQLFFGLLLFGCFLPFQTVLLPASFTVGKLGLANTTTGLVLVHIVYGLAFTTLFFRNYYVSIPDALVKAARLDGAGFFTIFWKILLPMSIPIVMVCLIWQFTQIWNDFLFGVVFASGDAQPITVALNNLVNTSTGAKEYNVDMAAAMIAGLPTLLVYIFAGKYFLRGLTSGAVKG, from the coding sequence ATGAGTAATCAACTTGGCAAACCAGGTATCAGCTTCAGCCGCATCGCCATTTATGCAACCCTGTTGCTGGCCGCGGCGATCTATCTGGTCCCGCTGGTGGTGATGTTGCTGACCAGTTTCAAATCCCCGGAAGACATCCGCACCGGCAACCTGTTGAGCTGGCCGCAAGTGATTGACGGCATTGGCTGGATCAAGGCTTGGGACGTCGTGGGCGGCTACTTCTGGAACTCGGTAAAAATCACCGTGCCAGCGGTGTTGATCTCCACCTTCATCGGGGCCATGAACGGCTACGTGCTGTCGATGTGGCGCTTCCGTGGTTCGCAATTGTTCTTCGGCCTGCTGCTGTTCGGTTGCTTCCTGCCGTTCCAGACCGTTCTGCTGCCAGCCTCTTTCACTGTCGGCAAACTTGGCCTGGCCAACACCACCACGGGGCTGGTGCTGGTGCACATCGTCTACGGCCTGGCGTTCACCACGCTGTTCTTCCGCAACTACTACGTGAGCATTCCGGATGCGCTGGTCAAAGCTGCGCGGCTGGATGGCGCGGGCTTCTTCACGATTTTCTGGAAGATCCTGCTGCCGATGTCGATCCCGATCGTGATGGTCTGCCTGATCTGGCAGTTCACGCAAATCTGGAATGACTTCCTGTTCGGCGTGGTCTTCGCCAGTGGCGATGCCCAGCCGATTACCGTGGCCCTGAACAACCTGGTCAACACCAGCACCGGGGCCAAGGAATACAACGTTGATATGGCCGCCGCGATGATCGCCGGGCTGCCGACACTGCTGGTCTACATATTCGCTGGCAAGTATTTCCTGCGTGGGCTGACGTCCGGCGCGGTCAAGGGGTAG
- a CDS encoding carbohydrate ABC transporter permease, giving the protein MSSVAVFSKASPFDALQRWLPKLVLAPSMLIVLVGFYGYIIWTFVLSFTNSSFMPSYKWVGLQQYIRLMDNDRWWVASKNLAVFGGMFIGISLVLGVFLAVLLDQRIRKEGFIRTVYLYPMALSMIVTGTAWKWLLNPGLGLDKMLRDWGWEGFRLDWLVDQDRVVYCLVIAAVWQASGFVMAMFLAGLRGVDQSIIRAAQVDGASLPTIYLKIVLPSLRPVFFSAFMILAHIAIKSFDLVAAMTAGGPGYSSDLPAMFMYSFTFSRGQMGIGSASAMMMLGAILAILVPYLYSELRGKRHE; this is encoded by the coding sequence ATGAGCTCTGTGGCGGTTTTTAGCAAAGCCTCACCGTTCGACGCATTGCAGCGCTGGCTCCCCAAGCTGGTTTTGGCGCCTAGCATGCTGATCGTCCTGGTTGGTTTTTACGGTTACATCATCTGGACATTTGTTTTGTCCTTCACCAACTCCAGCTTCATGCCGAGCTACAAGTGGGTCGGCCTGCAGCAATACATCCGCTTGATGGACAACGATCGCTGGTGGGTCGCGAGCAAGAACCTCGCGGTGTTCGGCGGCATGTTCATCGGCATCAGCCTGGTATTGGGCGTGTTCCTCGCCGTGCTGCTGGATCAGCGCATTCGCAAGGAAGGCTTCATCCGCACCGTTTACCTGTACCCGATGGCGCTCTCGATGATCGTTACCGGTACCGCCTGGAAATGGCTGCTCAACCCAGGGCTGGGTCTGGACAAGATGCTGCGTGACTGGGGCTGGGAAGGCTTCCGTCTCGACTGGCTGGTGGATCAGGATCGCGTGGTGTATTGCCTGGTGATCGCCGCTGTATGGCAAGCTTCCGGGTTTGTGATGGCGATGTTCCTGGCCGGCCTGCGTGGCGTCGATCAATCGATTATCCGCGCGGCACAAGTCGACGGTGCGAGCTTGCCGACCATCTACTTGAAGATCGTATTGCCGAGCCTGCGCCCGGTGTTCTTCAGCGCTTTCATGATCCTGGCGCACATCGCGATCAAGAGCTTCGACCTGGTGGCGGCGATGACCGCGGGCGGTCCCGGTTACTCATCCGACCTGCCGGCGATGTTCATGTACTCCTTCACTTTCAGCCGTGGCCAGATGGGCATTGGTTCGGCGAGCGCCATGATGATGCTCGGCGCGATCCTGGCGATTCTGGTGCCGTACCTGTACTCCGAATTGCGAGGCAAACGCCATGAGTAA
- a CDS encoding ABC transporter substrate-binding protein has protein sequence MNAISRLATVISLASLLPVAAFPVSALAADAKGSVEVVHWWTSGGEKAAVDVLKTQVEKDGFTWKDGAVAGGGGSTAMTVLKSRAVAGNPPGVAQIKGPDIQEWGSTGLLSTDTLKDVSKSEGWDNLLIKKVSDTVKYEGDYVAVPVNIHRVNWLWINPEVFKKAGIDKAPTTLEEFYAAGDKLKAAGFIALAHGGQPWQDSTVFEDVVLSVMGADGYKKALVDLDQKTLSGPEMAKAFTELKKVTGYMDPNRAGRDWNIAAADVISGKAGMQMMGDWAKSEWTAAKKVAGKDYQCVPFPGTEKAFTYNIDSLAVFKLKADRKGDIAAQQDLAKVALGTDFQKVFSINKGSIPVRTDMLSEMDKLGFDSCAQASAKDFLADEKTGGLQPSMAHNMATSLAVQGAIFDVVTNFMNDKNADPAKASAQLASAVKAAQ, from the coding sequence ATGAATGCGATTTCTCGCCTCGCTACTGTCATTTCTCTCGCTTCACTGCTTCCCGTTGCTGCATTTCCCGTCAGTGCCCTTGCCGCCGATGCCAAAGGTTCGGTGGAAGTCGTTCACTGGTGGACGTCTGGTGGTGAAAAAGCGGCCGTCGATGTGCTCAAGACCCAAGTCGAAAAAGACGGCTTCACCTGGAAAGACGGCGCAGTCGCCGGCGGTGGCGGCTCCACGGCCATGACCGTACTCAAAAGCCGCGCCGTGGCCGGTAACCCGCCGGGCGTTGCCCAGATCAAGGGGCCGGACATCCAGGAGTGGGGCAGCACTGGCCTGCTCAGCACCGACACCCTCAAAGACGTTTCCAAGTCCGAAGGCTGGGATAACCTGCTGATCAAGAAAGTCTCCGACACTGTGAAATACGAAGGCGATTACGTCGCCGTGCCGGTGAACATTCACCGCGTCAACTGGCTGTGGATCAACCCGGAAGTCTTCAAGAAAGCCGGGATCGATAAAGCGCCGACCACCCTCGAAGAATTCTATGCCGCGGGCGACAAGCTCAAAGCCGCCGGTTTCATCGCGCTTGCGCACGGTGGCCAGCCTTGGCAGGACAGCACCGTGTTTGAAGACGTGGTGCTCTCGGTCATGGGCGCAGACGGTTACAAGAAAGCCCTGGTCGACCTGGATCAGAAAACCCTCTCCGGGCCCGAGATGGCCAAGGCCTTCACCGAGCTGAAAAAAGTCACTGGCTACATGGACCCGAACCGCGCCGGTCGTGACTGGAACATCGCAGCCGCCGACGTCATCAGTGGCAAGGCCGGCATGCAGATGATGGGCGACTGGGCCAAGAGCGAATGGACCGCCGCGAAGAAAGTCGCGGGCAAGGACTACCAATGCGTACCGTTCCCGGGCACTGAAAAAGCCTTCACCTACAACATCGACTCGCTGGCTGTGTTCAAGCTCAAAGCCGATCGCAAAGGCGACATCGCCGCCCAGCAAGACCTGGCCAAGGTCGCTCTGGGCACAGACTTCCAGAAGGTCTTCAGCATCAACAAGGGTTCGATCCCGGTGCGCACCGACATGTTGAGCGAGATGGACAAGCTCGGTTTTGACTCTTGCGCTCAAGCGTCCGCCAAGGATTTCCTGGCAGACGAGAAGACCGGCGGTCTGCAACCGAGTATGGCGCACAACATGGCCACGTCCCTGGCCGTGCAGGGCGCGATCTTCGATGTGGTCACCAACTTCATGAACGACAAGAACGCTGACCCGGCCAAGGCCAGCGCGCAACTGGCGTCGGCCGTCAAAGCTGCCCAGTAA
- a CDS encoding AGE family epimerase/isomerase has protein sequence MDTFQPAFSRWLNAPAHQQWLAAEGLRLLGFAKASKLAEGFGNLDEKGRLPANAQAETMNTARMTHSFAMAHIQGLPGFAELVDHGINALRGPLRDPEHGGWFATPEHRDGNTGKAAYLHAFVALAASSAVVAQRPGAQALLDDAIHIIDTHFWSEEEGAMRESFNRDFSCEEAYRGANSNMHATEAFLALADVTEDNRWLIRAQRIVERVIHDHAASNDYLVVEHFDRDWQPLRDYNHDNPADGFRPYGTTPGHGFEWARLLLHLEAARVQAGMLTPGWLATDAQKLFEHNCRHGWDVDGAPGMVYTLDWDNRAVVRHRLHWTHCEASAAASALLKRTGEEQYEHWYRLFWEFCDSHFIDRCDGSWHHELDPLNRPSADIRAGKPDLYHAWQAVLIPRLPLAPSMATALAQWSQNAPV, from the coding sequence ATGGACACCTTCCAACCCGCCTTCAGCCGTTGGCTGAACGCGCCTGCCCATCAGCAATGGCTCGCCGCTGAAGGCCTGCGCCTGCTGGGATTCGCCAAGGCTTCAAAGCTTGCCGAAGGCTTCGGCAACCTCGATGAAAAGGGTCGCCTGCCGGCCAACGCGCAAGCCGAAACCATGAACACCGCGCGCATGACCCACAGCTTCGCCATGGCCCACATCCAGGGCCTGCCGGGTTTTGCCGAGCTGGTGGATCACGGCATCAACGCCCTCCGCGGGCCGCTGCGTGATCCCGAACACGGCGGCTGGTTCGCCACGCCCGAACACCGCGACGGCAATACCGGCAAAGCTGCTTATCTGCATGCTTTCGTGGCGTTGGCCGCGAGTTCTGCGGTGGTCGCTCAGCGCCCGGGTGCACAAGCCTTGCTCGACGATGCGATCCACATCATCGACACGCATTTCTGGAGTGAGGAGGAGGGCGCCATGCGCGAATCCTTCAACCGCGACTTCAGTTGCGAGGAGGCCTATCGCGGCGCCAACAGCAACATGCACGCCACCGAAGCCTTTCTCGCCCTGGCCGATGTCACCGAGGACAACCGCTGGCTGATTCGCGCCCAGCGCATCGTCGAGCGCGTCATTCACGATCACGCCGCGTCCAACGATTATCTGGTGGTCGAGCATTTCGACCGCGACTGGCAGCCGCTACGCGACTACAACCACGACAACCCGGCTGACGGATTCCGCCCTTACGGCACCACGCCGGGCCATGGCTTCGAATGGGCGCGGCTGTTGCTGCACCTTGAAGCGGCGCGGGTGCAGGCCGGCATGCTCACGCCGGGCTGGCTCGCCACCGATGCGCAAAAACTGTTCGAGCACAATTGCCGTCACGGCTGGGACGTCGACGGTGCGCCGGGCATGGTCTACACCCTCGACTGGGACAATCGCGCGGTGGTTCGCCATCGTTTGCACTGGACTCATTGCGAAGCCAGCGCCGCCGCCAGTGCGCTGCTCAAACGCACCGGTGAGGAGCAATACGAGCACTGGTACCGACTGTTCTGGGAATTCTGTGACAGTCATTTCATTGACCGCTGCGATGGCAGCTGGCATCACGAACTCGATCCGCTGAACCGTCCGAGCGCCGATATCAGGGCCGGCAAACCCGATCTGTATCACGCCTGGCAAGCCGTTTTGATCCCGCGCCTGCCGCTAGCGCCGAGCATGGCCACTGCACTGGCGCAATGGTCCCAGAATGCTCCTGTGTAA
- a CDS encoding ATP-binding protein produces the protein MVTDLLRKLARQVPVPRSLLGRMLLLTLLAVLFAQALSSVIWVSQLRATQLEGLVTSARSLAHSMTASVSYFRSLPVAFRPLVLDQLRSMGGTRFVVTLNDKPLGMEVLPITPRKEAVLKAVDEVLRQSLGQDTDISVTFVSPEDLRIFNGGLKLDELPRSWAHYALTLEPVNPPVLVTQIQMAPGEWLYIASLLPEPYTSLEEQGLPAQQVWFIVLTSGFLLLFIGLLVHWQSRPLKRLARAAREMSLGAEVEPVAEGGGSEVVEVGRAFNAMRERISRYLTERSQLFSAISHDLRTPITRLRLRVELLEDEKLQAKFGRDLDELELLVKGALQCVKDTDIHENIEPVDLNHVLNCLVEPYLAPNGNGRVTQHGRALAPYPGKPLALKRCIGNLIDNALKYGQNAHLHIDDDESAFVLHVDDEGPGVPEQRLEQVFEPHFRLAGQQQGYGLGLGIARNIAHSHGGEVSLQNLREGGLRVTLQLPRSMD, from the coding sequence ATGGTCACTGATCTTCTGCGCAAGCTCGCCAGGCAGGTGCCGGTACCGCGCTCGCTGCTCGGGCGCATGTTGCTGCTGACGTTGCTGGCTGTCCTGTTCGCCCAGGCGCTGTCGAGCGTGATCTGGGTTTCGCAATTGCGCGCCACGCAACTTGAAGGCCTGGTCACCAGCGCTCGTAGCCTGGCGCATTCGATGACGGCCAGCGTCAGTTATTTCCGTTCGTTGCCGGTGGCGTTTCGTCCGCTGGTACTCGATCAATTGCGCAGCATGGGCGGCACCCGGTTCGTGGTGACCCTCAACGACAAACCCTTAGGGATGGAAGTGCTGCCGATCACCCCCCGCAAAGAGGCGGTGCTCAAGGCTGTGGACGAAGTGCTGCGCCAGTCGTTGGGCCAGGACACCGATATCTCGGTGACCTTCGTCAGCCCCGAAGACCTGCGGATTTTCAACGGCGGCTTGAAGCTCGATGAGTTGCCGCGCTCTTGGGCGCATTACGCGTTGACCCTGGAACCGGTGAACCCGCCGGTGTTGGTCACGCAAATCCAGATGGCACCGGGGGAATGGCTGTACATCGCCTCATTGTTGCCCGAACCCTACACCAGTCTTGAAGAGCAAGGCCTGCCCGCGCAGCAGGTCTGGTTCATCGTTCTCACCAGCGGTTTCTTGCTGCTGTTCATCGGTCTGTTGGTGCATTGGCAGAGCCGGCCGCTCAAGCGATTGGCGCGGGCGGCGCGGGAAATGTCGCTGGGTGCGGAAGTCGAACCGGTGGCCGAGGGCGGCGGCAGTGAAGTGGTGGAAGTGGGCCGTGCGTTCAATGCGATGCGCGAGCGTATCAGCCGTTACCTGACCGAACGCAGCCAGTTGTTCAGCGCGATTTCCCATGACTTGCGCACGCCGATCACCCGATTGCGACTGCGGGTGGAACTGCTCGAAGACGAAAAACTGCAGGCCAAATTCGGACGCGATCTGGATGAGCTGGAGTTGCTGGTCAAGGGCGCATTGCAATGCGTGAAAGACACCGACATTCATGAAAACATCGAGCCGGTGGACCTCAACCATGTGCTCAATTGCCTGGTGGAACCGTATCTGGCGCCCAACGGCAATGGCCGTGTGACTCAACATGGCCGGGCGCTGGCGCCGTATCCCGGTAAGCCATTGGCGCTCAAGCGGTGCATCGGCAACCTGATCGACAACGCCTTGAAGTATGGGCAGAACGCGCACCTGCACATCGATGACGACGAAAGCGCGTTCGTCCTGCATGTCGACGATGAAGGGCCAGGCGTGCCGGAGCAGCGGTTGGAGCAGGTGTTCGAGCCGCACTTCCGCCTGGCCGGGCAGCAGCAGGGTTATGGCCTGGGGCTGGGGATTGCACGCAACATTGCTCATAGCCATGGCGGTGAAGTCAGCCTGCAAAACCTGCGTGAAGGCGGGTTGCGGGTGACGCTGCAGTTGCCGCGATCAATGGATTGA
- a CDS encoding response regulator — MSSVNKSILLVDDDQEIRELLDTYLTRAGFQVRTTPDGAGFRQALNEAPSDLVILDVMLPDEDGFSLCRWVRQHPRQAHVPIIMLTASSDEADRVIGLELGADDYLGKPFSPRELQARIKALLRRAQFGQERSGSEMLAFDDWRLDMVSHRLFHIDGEEVILSGADFALLKLFLDHPQEILDRDTIGNATRGRDLMPLDRIVDMAVSRLRQRLRDTEKPPRLIRTVRGSGYQLAANVVASNGH, encoded by the coding sequence GTGAGCTCAGTCAACAAGTCAATTTTGTTGGTCGATGACGATCAAGAGATACGCGAGTTGCTGGACACCTACCTGACCCGCGCCGGTTTCCAGGTCCGCACCACGCCCGATGGTGCAGGCTTTCGTCAGGCCCTGAACGAGGCGCCGAGCGATCTGGTGATTCTCGATGTGATGCTGCCGGACGAAGACGGTTTCAGCCTTTGCCGCTGGGTCCGCCAACACCCGCGCCAGGCCCATGTGCCAATCATCATGCTCACCGCCAGTTCCGACGAGGCCGACCGCGTCATCGGCCTGGAACTGGGCGCCGACGACTACCTCGGCAAACCCTTCAGCCCCCGTGAATTGCAGGCGCGCATCAAAGCCTTGTTGCGCCGCGCGCAGTTCGGTCAGGAGCGTTCCGGCAGTGAAATGCTGGCTTTCGACGACTGGCGGCTGGACATGGTCAGCCATCGACTGTTCCACATCGACGGCGAGGAAGTGATTCTCTCCGGCGCCGATTTCGCGCTGCTGAAACTGTTCCTCGATCACCCCCAGGAAATTCTCGACCGCGACACCATCGGCAACGCCACCCGTGGCCGTGACTTGATGCCGCTCGATCGCATCGTCGACATGGCGGTCAGCCGTTTGCGCCAGCGCCTGCGCGACACCGAAAAGCCGCCGCGGCTGATCCGTACCGTGCGCGGCAGTGGCTACCAATTGGCCGCCAATGTGGTTGCCAGCAATGGTCACTGA
- a CDS encoding glucokinase, giving the protein MKLALVGDIGGTNARFALWKNQQLESIQVLATADHASPEEAIALYLSGLGLAPGSIGSVCLSVAGPVSGDEFKFTNNHWRLSRKGFCKTLQVDQLLLVNDFSAMALGMTRLQPGEFRVVCEGTPEPLRPAVVIGPGTGLGVGTLLDLGEDRFAPLPGEGGHVDLPLSSPRETQLWQHIFNEIGHVSAETALSGSGLPRVYRAICAVDGHTPVLDTPEAITAAGLAGDPIALEVLEQFCCWLGRVAGNNVLTTGARGGVYIVGGVIPRFADFFLESGFARCFADKGCMSDYFKGIPVWLVTAPYSGLVGAGVALEQAQ; this is encoded by the coding sequence TTGAAACTGGCTTTGGTCGGTGACATCGGTGGCACCAACGCACGTTTCGCGTTGTGGAAAAACCAGCAGCTGGAATCGATCCAGGTGCTGGCGACGGCAGACCACGCCAGCCCGGAGGAGGCCATTGCGCTTTACCTGAGCGGGCTTGGTCTGGCGCCGGGTTCGATCGGTTCGGTGTGCCTGTCGGTGGCAGGCCCCGTGAGCGGCGATGAATTCAAGTTCACCAACAATCACTGGCGGCTCAGCCGCAAGGGGTTCTGCAAGACTTTGCAGGTGGATCAATTGCTGCTGGTCAACGACTTCTCGGCGATGGCGTTGGGCATGACCCGTTTGCAGCCGGGCGAGTTTCGGGTGGTCTGCGAAGGCACGCCGGAACCGTTGCGGCCGGCGGTGGTGATCGGTCCGGGTACTGGCCTGGGCGTGGGCACCTTGCTCGATCTGGGCGAGGACCGTTTTGCCCCGCTGCCGGGGGAGGGCGGTCACGTCGACCTGCCGCTGAGCAGCCCGCGAGAAACCCAACTGTGGCAGCACATCTTCAATGAGATCGGCCATGTCAGCGCTGAAACGGCATTGAGCGGCAGTGGTTTGCCGCGGGTCTACCGGGCGATCTGCGCGGTGGACGGTCACACGCCGGTGCTCGACACGCCTGAGGCGATTACCGCGGCCGGGCTGGCGGGCGACCCGATTGCCCTGGAAGTGCTCGAGCAGTTCTGCTGCTGGCTGGGGCGCGTGGCCGGCAACAATGTGCTGACCACCGGCGCGCGCGGCGGTGTCTACATCGTTGGCGGGGTGATTCCACGGTTTGCCGATTTCTTCCTCGAAAGTGGTTTCGCCCGGTGCTTCGCCGACAAGGGCTGCATGAGCGATTACTTCAAAGGCATTCCGGTGTGGCTGGTGACGGCGCCGTATTCCGGGTTGGTGGGCGCGGGTGTGGCGCTGGAGCAAGCGCAGTAA
- the edd gene encoding phosphogluconate dehydratase encodes MHPRVLEVTERLIARSRTTREAYLALIRGAASDGPMRGKLQCANFAHGVAGCGSDDKHSLRMMNSANIAIVSSYNDMLSAHQPYEVFPEQIKKALREIGSVGQFAGGTPAMCDGVTQGEPGMELSLPSREVIALSTAVALSHNMFDGALMLGICDKIVPGLMMGALRFGHLPTIFVPGGPMVSGISNKQKADVRQRYAEGKATREELLESEMKSYHSPGTCTFYGTANTNQLLMEVMGLHLPGASFVNPNTPLRDALTREAAHQVTRLTKQNGDFMPIGEIVDERSLVNSIVALHATGGSTNHTLHMPAIAMAAGIQLTWQDMADLSEVVPTLSHVYPNGKADINHFQAAGGMSFLIRELLEAGLLHENVNTVLGHGLSRYTKEPFLDNGELVWREGPIESLDENILRPVARAFSPEGGLRVMEGNLGRGVMKVSAVALENQVVEAPAMVFQDQQDLADAFKAGLLEKDFVAVMRFQGPRSNGMPELHKMTPFLGVLQDRGFKVALVTDGRMSGASGKIPAAIHVSPEAYVGGALARVQEGDIIRVDGVKGTLELKVDAKEFAAREPAKGLLGNNIGSGRELFGFMRMAFSSAEQGASAFTSALETLN; translated from the coding sequence ATGCATCCCCGCGTCCTTGAGGTCACCGAACGGCTTATCGCCCGCAGCCGCACCACGCGTGAGGCTTACCTTGCATTGATCCGCGGCGCCGCCAGCGACGGCCCGATGCGCGGCAAGCTGCAATGCGCCAACTTCGCCCATGGCGTGGCCGGGTGTGGCAGCGACGACAAGCACAGCCTGCGGATGATGAACTCCGCCAACATCGCCATCGTTTCGTCATATAACGACATGCTCTCGGCGCACCAGCCGTACGAAGTCTTCCCTGAACAGATCAAAAAGGCCCTGCGCGAAATCGGCTCCGTCGGTCAGTTCGCCGGTGGCACTCCCGCGATGTGCGATGGCGTGACCCAAGGCGAGCCGGGCATGGAATTGAGCCTGCCGAGTCGTGAAGTGATCGCGCTGTCCACTGCCGTAGCGCTTTCCCACAATATGTTCGACGGCGCGCTGATGCTCGGCATCTGCGACAAGATCGTGCCAGGCCTGATGATGGGCGCGTTGCGTTTCGGTCATTTACCGACGATTTTCGTGCCGGGCGGGCCGATGGTGTCGGGCATCTCCAACAAACAGAAAGCCGATGTGCGCCAGCGCTACGCCGAAGGCAAGGCGACGCGCGAAGAGCTGCTGGAATCGGAGATGAAGTCCTATCACAGCCCTGGCACCTGCACCTTCTACGGCACCGCCAACACCAACCAGTTACTGATGGAAGTGATGGGCCTGCACTTGCCGGGCGCCTCGTTTGTCAACCCGAACACCCCGTTGCGCGATGCCCTGACCCGCGAAGCGGCGCACCAGGTTACCCGCCTGACCAAGCAGAACGGCGACTTCATGCCGATCGGCGAAATCGTCGACGAGCGTTCGCTGGTCAACTCGATTGTTGCGTTGCACGCCACCGGCGGCTCGACCAACCACACGCTGCACATGCCGGCCATCGCCATGGCCGCGGGTATTCAATTGACGTGGCAGGACATGGCCGACCTCTCCGAGGTGGTGCCGACCCTGAGCCACGTCTACCCGAACGGTAAAGCCGACATCAACCACTTCCAAGCAGCGGGCGGCATGTCGTTCCTGATCCGCGAACTGCTGGAAGCCGGCCTGCTACACGAAAACGTCAACACCGTGCTCGGCCACGGCCTGAGCCGCTACACCAAAGAACCGTTCCTCGATAACGGCGAACTGGTCTGGCGCGAAGGCCCGATCGAAAGCCTCGACGAAAACATCCTGCGTCCGGTCGCTCGCGCATTCTCGCCTGAGGGTGGCTTGCGCGTAATGGAAGGCAACCTCGGCCGTGGCGTGATGAAAGTATCCGCCGTCGCTTTGGAAAACCAGGTCGTCGAAGCGCCGGCCATGGTGTTCCAGGATCAACAGGACCTGGCCGATGCGTTCAAGGCCGGTTTGCTCGAGAAGGATTTTGTCGCCGTGATGCGCTTTCAGGGCCCGCGCTCCAACGGCATGCCGGAGCTGCATAAGATGACGCCGTTCCTCGGCGTGTTGCAGGACCGTGGCTTCAAAGTTGCGTTGGTGACTGACGGGCGCATGTCCGGCGCCTCGGGGAAAATCCCGGCGGCGATCCACGTCAGCCCCGAAGCTTATGTGGGTGGCGCTTTGGCGCGAGTGCAAGAGGGCGATATCATCCGCGTCGATGGCGTCAAAGGCACCTTGGAGCTTAAGGTGGACGCCAAAGAATTCGCAGCGCGCGAACCTGCCAAGGGTCTGTTGGGCAACAACATCGGCAGCGGTCGCGAACTGTTTGGTTTCATGCGCATGGCCTTCAGCTCCGCAGAGCAAGGCGCCAGCGCCTTTACTTCTGCCCTGGAGACGCTTAATTGA